One stretch of Emys orbicularis isolate rEmyOrb1 chromosome 7, rEmyOrb1.hap1, whole genome shotgun sequence DNA includes these proteins:
- the HPS6 gene encoding BLOC-2 complex member HPS6 translates to MKRAGALRQVSDFSDFVSGRRLRELLSQRGPGEAPRHVQTSPDGQHLLLLLRGRPVLQPQVLTFQRLGTGAGDLERSWQPPQPPITGLLFLQSPAALTSWVLAVVWEQGRTEVWGFAPVLGWQLQQTLELCHGARARVVSICSQGSSLVWCEERPPSDAHLDPGRGAFRYCICTRALEVGEQGAHLGAMRIVVHNSPQYQVLASPQHVFLVPTGATFASVSTFLLIWCPREAKVTIVAPSGRFVHSEVLHSSDFKKLVFGSVGLLLSVAPLDIHTCALSSCGGLLLLSTQGTVHLVQPDGTWRHVCDLGGSCLAQGDPVQLKAFGSTLTCVLAGVLYLIDLTSGRLIEKKLLSTREVHFLESPSREEEIQLLTPTGIYCFSFSSPEEGGRPEPTLVEMVFEEACKYYQRRSLSSSQLTVEKLKKGEMFQAPIALSSILQHSLPRKERAAKGLPETYAKLVSTLSMDLQSYLSLELLKSCIVGASESEVDRCCEELVEQEVSRLLRLDLDRENLAYLNSVFNSFPKASWKAIRSSLQLQQNGDGLLVARATSDLWKKVLGGPVPNWSQQEEMGLNGVVPLFELICGSLHRFKPKWLPSFVELTQQYVGASWTYSTQEGPEGGGPLYKRALAVLDRQRHRTASDCELEIELLLGSARPKAVLQAVQLLIRLRRWQRVVEAAEKFSKLSPLLNKEIFTTLLAQFAQHRDLDPYLAALWELCPADLTVSDILSIVLQHLPSSEGDPAPFCAGGAPLTLALLKPLLHKVAQHQCTQDEFYADILQGPPFPPPAPPRQHRAGPKAAPEMLQQAGACRTPFPGCNLSDAV, encoded by the coding sequence ATGAAGCGAGCCGGGGCGCTGCGGCAGGTCTCCGACTTCAGTGACTTTGTGAGTGGGCGACGCCTGCGGGAGCTGCTGAGCCAGCGTGGGCCGGGCGAGGCACCCCGCCACGTCCAAACCAGCCCAGATgggcagcacctcctgctgctcctgcgtgGTCGGCCGGTGCTCCAGCCGCAGGTGctcaccttccagcgcctgggcACCGGCGCAGGGGACCTGGAGAGGAGCTGGCAGCCGCCCCAGCCCCCCATCacggggctgctcttcctgcagagCCCCGCAGCGCTGACCTCCTGGGTGCTGGCCGTCgtctgggagcagggcaggacagAGGTCTGGGGGTTCGCGCCAGTGCTgggctggcagctgcagcagACCCTGGAGCTGTGCCATGGGGCCCGGGCTCGCGTCGTTTCCATCTGCAGTCAGGGGAGCAGCCTGGTCTGGTGTGAGGAGAGGCCCCCCTCGGACGCTCATCTggacccaggcaggggggccttCAGGTACTGCATCTGCACCAGGGCTCtggaggtgggggagcagggggcacaccTGGGCGCCATGAGGATAGTGGTGCACAATAGCCCCCAGTACCAagtcctggcctcaccccagcacgtcttcctggtgcccaccggTGCCACCTTTGCCAGCGTCTCCACGTTCCTGCTCATCTGGTGCCCCCGGGAGGCTAAAGTCACCATTGTGGCCCCGTCTGGCAGGTTCGTCCACAGTGAAGTCCTgcactccagtgacttcaagaaGCTCGTGTTTGGGTCCGTGGGTCTCCTGCTGTCCGTGGCGCCTCTGGACATTCATACTTGTGCCCTGTCCAGCTGCGGGGGGCTCTTGCTGCTCAGCACACAAGGCACAGTGCATCTGGTTCAGCCAGACGGGACCTGGAGACACGTCTGTGATCTGGGGGGCAGCTGCCTGGCCCAAGGAGACCCCGTGCAGCTGAAGGCCTTTGGCAGCACCCTGACCTGTGTGCTGGCGGGGGTCTTGTATCTCATTGACTTGACCAGTGGGAGGCTGATTGAGAAAAAACTCCTGAGCACCAGAGAGGTGCATTTCCTGGAGTCCCCAAGCAGGGAGGAGGAGATCCAGCTCCTCACCCCAACCGGTATCTATTGCTTCAGCTTCTCCAGCCCGGAGGAGGGTGGGAGGCCTGAGCCCACCCTGGTGGAGATGGTCTTTGAGGAAGCCTGCAAGTACTACCAAAGGCGGAgcctcagcagctcccagctgACGGTGGAGAAGCTGAAGAAGGGGGAGATGTTCCAGGCACCCATTGCTCTCTCCTCCATCCTGCAGCACAGCCTCCCCCGTAAGGAGAGGGCAGCCAAGGGCCTCCCGGAGACCTACGCCAAACTGGTGAGCACCCTGAGCATGGATCTCCAGAGCTACCTGAGCCTGGAGCTTCTCAAGTCCTGCATCGTGGGCGCTTCGGAGAGCGAAGTCGACAGGTGCTGCGAGgagctggtggagcaggaggtcAGCCGCCTCCTGCGCTTGGACTTGGACAGGGAGAACCTGGCCTATCTGAACAGTGTCTTCAattccttccccaaggcctcctGGAAAGCCATCCGGAGCAGCCTGCAGCTGCAGCAGAATGGAGACGGGCTCTTGGTGGCCAGGGCCACCTCCGACCTCTGGAAGAAGGTCTTGGGGGGGCCAGTCCCTAACTGGTCCCAGCAGGAGGAGATGGGCCTCAATGGGGTGGTCCCGCTCTTCGAGCTCATCTGCGGCTCCCTGCACAGGTTCAAACCCAAGTGGCTGCCCAGCTTTGTGGAGCTGACCCAGCAGTACGTTGGGGCCTCCTGGACGTACAGCACCCAAGAGGGCCCCGAGGGCGGGGGGCCCCTCTACAAGAGAGCACTGGCCGTTCTCGACAGGCAGCGCCACCGCACGGCCAGCGACTGCGAGCTGGAGATCGAGCTGCTGCTGGGCAGCGCGCGGCCCAAAGCCGTCCTGCAAGCCGTGCAGCTGCTCATCCGCCTCCGCCGGTGGCAGCGGGTGGTGGAGGCGGCCGAGAAGTTTTCCAAGCTCAGCCCGCTGCTCAACAAGGAgatcttcaccaccctcctggcgCAGTTTGCCCAGCACAGGGACCTGGACCCGTACCTGGCCGCCCTGTGGGAGCTGTGCCCTGCAGACCTGACCGTCTCGGACATTCTCAGCATCGTCCTGCAGCACCTCCCCAGCTCGGAGGGCGACCCTGCTCCCTTCTGTGCCGGGGGGGCCCCGCTGACCCTGGCCTTGCTGAAGCCGCTGTTGCACAAGGTGGCACAGCACCAGTGCACTCAGGACGAATTCTATGCCGACATCTTGCAGGGCCCTCCGTTCCCACCGCCTGCTCCGCCGAGACAGCACAGGGCTGGCCCCAAGGCAGCCCCAGAAATGCTGCAGCAGGCGGGAGCGTGCAGGACTCCTTTCCCGGGCTGTAACCTGAGCGACGCTGTATGA